A genomic region of Caldicellulosiruptor acetigenus contains the following coding sequences:
- a CDS encoding DNA polymerase Y family protein, producing the protein MGRVILHCDLNNFYASVECLYRPELRNKPVAVCGESELRHGIVLAKKQIAKSYGIQTGEVIWQALKKCPNLVILKPNFPLYIRFSKLAQRIYSEYTDLIEPFGIDECWLDVTQSTGILGSGRKIAYEIKERIKSELGLTVSVGVSFNKVFAKLGSDYKKPDAVTVITKENFKQIVWPLPAKDLLYVGSATEKKLSSRAIYTIGDIAKSSPEYLKRILGKWGEVLWIFANGLDTTPVIPPLFEDNIKGIGNSITLPRDLTSYEDAEYVIRMLSESVAQRLRQQCLKCFTIQVWIRDNSLFAITRQEKLQTPTFLAREIAQKAFEIFKKNWSFKSNIRSLGVRGLDLVCANSFYQLEFDSLKKFKLEQLEKTIDRIRKRFGHTSVLPAVLLTKPDLPCEIALHNKIHPVAFFK; encoded by the coding sequence GTGGGCAGGGTGATTTTGCACTGTGACCTTAATAACTTCTATGCGTCTGTTGAGTGTCTTTATCGTCCTGAGCTGAGAAACAAGCCTGTTGCTGTTTGCGGTGAAAGTGAGCTTCGGCATGGGATAGTTCTTGCAAAAAAACAGATTGCAAAATCATACGGTATTCAAACAGGTGAAGTTATATGGCAGGCACTTAAAAAATGTCCAAACCTTGTTATCCTAAAACCCAATTTCCCTCTTTATATACGTTTTTCAAAACTTGCACAAAGAATATACTCTGAGTATACAGATTTGATAGAACCATTTGGGATTGATGAGTGTTGGCTTGATGTAACTCAATCTACAGGTATTTTAGGAAGTGGCAGAAAGATTGCTTATGAAATCAAAGAAAGAATAAAAAGTGAGCTTGGTTTGACGGTATCTGTTGGAGTATCCTTTAACAAGGTGTTTGCAAAGCTTGGAAGCGACTATAAAAAGCCCGATGCTGTAACAGTTATCACAAAAGAAAACTTTAAACAAATTGTCTGGCCACTGCCTGCAAAAGACCTTTTGTATGTCGGTAGCGCAACAGAAAAAAAGTTAAGCTCAAGAGCAATTTACACAATAGGTGATATAGCCAAAAGCTCACCTGAATATCTTAAAAGAATCCTTGGCAAATGGGGTGAGGTGCTCTGGATATTTGCAAACGGGCTTGACACAACCCCAGTTATTCCCCCACTTTTTGAAGACAACATCAAAGGAATTGGCAACAGTATAACGCTACCGAGAGATTTGACTTCCTATGAAGACGCAGAATATGTTATTCGAATGCTTTCTGAGTCTGTTGCGCAGAGGCTTCGTCAGCAGTGTTTAAAATGTTTTACCATTCAAGTTTGGATAAGAGATAACTCTCTTTTTGCAATCACAAGGCAGGAAAAACTCCAAACCCCCACTTTTTTAGCAAGAGAGATAGCTCAAAAAGCTTTTGAGATATTCAAAAAAAATTGGAGCTTTAAAAGTAATATCCGTTCACTTGGAGTCAGAGGCTTAGATCTTGTTTGTGCAAACTCTTTTTACCAGCTTGAGTTTGACAGCTTGAAAAAATTCAAATTAGAACAGCTTGAAAAAACAATTGATAGAATAAGAAAAAGATTTGGGCACACGTCAGTACTGCCCGCAGTGCTTTTAACAAAGCCAGATTTGCCTTGCGAGATTGCTTTGCACAATAAAATCCACCCTGTTGCATTTTTTAAATAA
- a CDS encoding Yip1 family protein, protein MEYLKPSNLLNLIVSPTKVFRKVKEKPDFLILVFLIPVIAALTTLFMPKVSEEALLEYVKRTVEDPQVQEATLKTLKLTKSPIFLAGTAFVNTLISFFVASFVLLIIVRLAGGEIDYKRALTIVAVANLVMIPYYIFYVIYARVTNLNILDIHMDFKYFIRTYLHVFAIWRYVLIGVGVFAACELNKAKSAIVTAVYTLITLIMPIISMFTQNFMKFGGR, encoded by the coding sequence ATGGAATACTTAAAACCTTCAAATCTTCTAAATCTTATCGTATCACCAACAAAAGTGTTTCGGAAGGTAAAAGAAAAGCCGGATTTCTTAATTTTAGTATTTTTGATACCGGTGATAGCAGCACTTACTACCTTGTTTATGCCAAAAGTGTCCGAAGAAGCTTTGTTAGAGTATGTGAAAAGAACAGTTGAAGACCCTCAAGTACAAGAGGCGACCTTAAAAACTTTAAAACTTACAAAATCGCCTATCTTTTTGGCAGGGACTGCGTTTGTAAATACCCTTATTTCGTTTTTTGTTGCTTCGTTTGTCTTGCTCATAATTGTAAGGCTTGCAGGCGGTGAGATTGACTACAAAAGAGCACTTACAATTGTAGCAGTTGCAAACCTTGTGATGATTCCATATTACATCTTCTATGTAATATATGCCAGGGTTACAAATTTAAACATTTTGGACATTCACATGGACTTCAAGTATTTTATAAGAACATACCTGCATGTGTTTGCTATCTGGCGGTATGTACTAATTGGTGTTGGAGTGTTTGCTGCCTGTGAACTTAACAAAGCAAAAAGTGCAATTGTTACAGCTGTCTATACTCTAATTACACTTATAATGCCAATTATTTCAATGTTTACACAAAACTTTATGAAGTTTGGTGGTAGATAG
- a CDS encoding HlyD family efflux transporter periplasmic adaptor subunit has product MQDAAKGLKNWQKAVIIVLLISVGFILTFVLTMPSGSKKNISSKPKTAKVQKISLKQTLLVSGTVQSSSTRNVISKTNGTLEKVFVKNGQYVKKGDVIAKVDETQAAYKIESLKRQLSELELQRESLERQLQNFTLKSPQEGFVQNLATSEGVLVSQGMQIMTIVDDSRMKLTVQLPAWCYEKVKKGQKAEVVVSDLMDKVDGVVQSIGSKIYKNQDGAMVFDAKVVVSNKNGSLAEGMRASVSFLLSNGEKVTSLSEGILEVFSKKSIVSPVSGRIEKVFVENGQKVKTGDLLLKFSVDDIEMQIKQVDLKIEDIKSQIKAAEEDLKNYKVLAPIDGKIADLNLQEGDVVAPGQMICSVYDPKHLVLSAQVEELDILKVKPGQKVNIKLDAVGSTKDKPIEGYVTEISEKAQPEGSSISKFVVKIEFENNNSIKIGMHAEAEIILKSKKAALVVPVEAVHKEDGKYYVYVYTQQKSKTSEKNKEQKTSQKTDEYGLDSSYYKDSEKRQVKLGMTTEKYAEILDGLKEGEEVVLPKFDSEKQGQSLFY; this is encoded by the coding sequence ATGCAAGATGCTGCAAAAGGTCTAAAAAACTGGCAAAAAGCAGTAATTATAGTTTTACTTATCTCAGTGGGCTTTATTTTAACATTTGTTTTAACAATGCCATCTGGAAGCAAAAAGAACATTTCATCTAAGCCAAAGACTGCAAAGGTACAAAAGATTTCTTTAAAGCAAACACTTTTGGTATCTGGTACTGTGCAAAGCAGCAGCACAAGAAATGTTATATCAAAGACAAATGGCACTTTAGAAAAAGTTTTTGTCAAAAACGGGCAGTATGTCAAAAAAGGCGATGTAATTGCCAAGGTAGATGAAACTCAGGCAGCTTATAAGATAGAGTCTTTGAAAAGACAGCTTTCAGAACTTGAACTTCAAAGGGAAAGTTTAGAAAGGCAGCTTCAAAACTTTACTTTAAAATCTCCGCAGGAGGGGTTTGTACAAAACCTTGCAACAAGTGAAGGTGTGCTTGTCAGTCAAGGAATGCAGATAATGACTATTGTTGACGACTCAAGGATGAAGCTTACTGTGCAGCTTCCTGCCTGGTGTTATGAAAAAGTAAAAAAGGGGCAGAAGGCAGAGGTTGTGGTATCTGACCTTATGGACAAGGTCGATGGTGTTGTTCAGAGCATCGGCAGCAAAATATACAAAAATCAGGATGGAGCAATGGTGTTTGATGCAAAGGTGGTAGTTTCAAACAAAAACGGAAGCTTGGCTGAAGGTATGAGGGCAAGTGTAAGCTTTCTGCTTTCAAACGGTGAGAAAGTAACATCGCTTAGCGAAGGCATTTTAGAAGTATTTTCAAAAAAGAGCATTGTAAGCCCTGTTTCTGGCAGAATAGAAAAGGTTTTTGTTGAAAATGGGCAGAAGGTAAAAACTGGTGATTTGCTTTTGAAATTTTCGGTAGATGATATTGAGATGCAGATAAAGCAGGTTGATTTGAAGATAGAAGATATAAAATCCCAGATAAAAGCAGCCGAAGAGGATTTGAAAAACTACAAAGTTTTAGCACCGATTGATGGCAAAATAGCTGATTTGAATCTGCAAGAAGGAGATGTAGTTGCACCTGGTCAGATGATATGTTCAGTGTATGACCCGAAACACCTTGTGCTAAGTGCTCAGGTGGAAGAGCTTGACATTTTGAAGGTAAAGCCAGGACAGAAGGTTAACATAAAGCTTGATGCAGTGGGAAGCACAAAAGATAAGCCCATAGAAGGGTATGTTACGGAAATTTCTGAAAAGGCTCAGCCAGAGGGCAGCAGCATCTCAAAGTTTGTTGTTAAGATAGAATTTGAAAATAACAATAGTATAAAAATTGGGATGCATGCGGAGGCAGAGATTATCTTAAAGTCCAAGAAAGCTGCACTGGTTGTGCCGGTTGAAGCAGTTCACAAAGAAGATGGAAAATATTATGTGTATGTTTATACACAACAAAAGTCTAAAACTTCTGAGAAAAACAAAGAACAAAAAACCAGTCAGAAAACAGACGAATACGGGCTTGACAGCTCTTACTATAAAGATTCTGAAAAAAGACAGGTCAAACTTGGCATGACAACTGAGAAGTACGCAGAAATCTTAGATGGTCTCAAAGAAGGCGAAGAAGTGGTACTTCCAAAGTTTGATAGTGAAAAACAGGGTCAAAGTCTTTTCTATTAA
- a CDS encoding ABC transporter permease, producing the protein MEKFLLSCKMAIQSIFLNRLRSFLTLLGVVIGVGAVVAAVGLAEGTTAGITKEIEKLGTNLVYVLINPASKSEDVSVDEFLEFARKNNDVILGVSPFVQYPAEALFRGKKEECQIIGATAEYMMIENLALSKGRFISPVDSDFRQKVAVIGSRIQKKLFDSQNPVEQEINVNGQVFKVVGVLKEKQGGRDNTVDDSVIVPLFALNSISTGEHAFVKNFLVRTVSADKNNEVKKRIKGYLSNIVKKEENYSVYDMSELMSTLNQITYLLMIILGGIATISLVVGGIGIMNIMLVSVTERTREIGIRKAIGAKRSDIRVQFLIESMVITGVGGIIGILLGFFIIAVGISRIPGVEAVYSLKWAFMAFGISVLIGVIFGMLPAEKAARLNPIEALRYE; encoded by the coding sequence ATGGAGAAATTTCTGCTTTCTTGCAAGATGGCAATCCAGAGCATTTTTCTAAACAGGCTGAGGTCATTTCTAACGCTTCTTGGTGTTGTCATAGGAGTTGGAGCGGTGGTTGCAGCTGTGGGGCTTGCTGAGGGCACCACAGCTGGTATTACAAAAGAGATAGAAAAGCTTGGTACAAACCTTGTGTATGTTCTTATAAATCCAGCTTCAAAGAGCGAAGATGTGTCGGTTGACGAATTTTTAGAGTTTGCAAGGAAAAATAACGATGTTATTTTAGGTGTGAGCCCCTTTGTCCAGTATCCTGCCGAAGCACTTTTCAGAGGTAAAAAAGAGGAGTGCCAGATTATTGGTGCAACAGCAGAGTACATGATGATAGAAAACCTTGCGCTTTCAAAAGGAAGGTTCATAAGTCCTGTAGACAGTGATTTTAGACAAAAGGTGGCAGTGATAGGTTCAAGGATACAAAAAAAGCTCTTTGATAGTCAAAATCCTGTGGAGCAAGAGATAAACGTAAATGGTCAGGTTTTCAAGGTGGTTGGAGTTTTAAAAGAAAAACAGGGCGGAAGGGACAACACGGTCGACGACAGCGTCATAGTGCCCTTATTTGCCTTAAACAGCATATCCACAGGCGAGCATGCGTTTGTAAAAAATTTTTTGGTGCGCACAGTTTCTGCTGATAAGAACAATGAAGTTAAAAAGAGAATAAAAGGGTATTTGAGCAATATTGTAAAAAAGGAAGAAAACTACTCAGTCTATGATATGTCTGAGCTTATGTCAACGCTCAATCAAATAACATATCTTTTGATGATAATACTTGGCGGTATTGCTACAATCTCTCTTGTAGTTGGTGGTATTGGAATTATGAATATTATGCTTGTGTCTGTAACAGAAAGAACAAGAGAGATTGGGATTAGAAAGGCAATTGGTGCAAAGAGAAGTGATATCAGAGTACAGTTTCTCATAGAGTCGATGGTCATAACAGGTGTTGGTGGCATAATTGGGATTTTGCTTGGATTTTTTATAATTGCAGTGGGGATTTCAAGAATTCCTGGAGTTGAGGCTGTGTATTCGCTAAAGTGGGCTTTTATGGCTTTTGGAATTTCAGTTTTGATAGGAGTTATTTTTGGGATGCTTCCAGCTGAAAAGGCAGCGCGTTTAAATCCTATTGAGGCGCTAAGATATGAATAA
- a CDS encoding SurA N-terminal domain-containing protein yields the protein MKRSKILIAGICSLAVLIGIVVVGWSLASKKELPKDVVAVVNGHKIYKKDLDMAYSLEELRYENAKVSFEELKKKYGADAAKELEGSLRKKTRQEILDEMIEWLVLYDEAKKEGCEVSLDEAKAYYNKTQKMIQDVLSGKLSTGEMNNTQRAIELINSFVKKQGISEKEHEEMVIKECQMLLSIQKYLQEKEKQYKNKHPNATLVEVEDYLKSLRVNLKKKAEIIVNKNI from the coding sequence ATGAAAAGAAGTAAAATTTTGATTGCAGGGATATGTAGCCTGGCAGTTTTGATTGGCATTGTAGTAGTAGGGTGGTCTTTGGCGTCCAAAAAAGAGCTGCCAAAAGATGTTGTGGCAGTTGTAAATGGTCACAAGATTTACAAAAAGGATTTGGATATGGCATATAGTCTTGAAGAGCTAAGATATGAAAATGCAAAAGTATCCTTTGAAGAGCTAAAAAAGAAGTATGGAGCTGATGCGGCAAAAGAGCTTGAAGGAAGCTTGCGCAAAAAGACCAGGCAGGAGATATTAGACGAGATGATAGAATGGCTTGTTTTGTACGATGAGGCAAAGAAGGAAGGATGTGAAGTTTCACTTGATGAGGCAAAAGCTTACTATAATAAAACTCAAAAAATGATACAGGATGTTCTTTCTGGCAAGTTATCAACAGGTGAGATGAATAATACACAAAGAGCAATAGAGCTGATAAATTCTTTTGTAAAAAAACAGGGAATATCAGAAAAAGAGCATGAAGAAATGGTAATAAAAGAGTGTCAAATGCTACTTTCAATCCAAAAATACCTGCAAGAAAAAGAGAAACAATACAAGAATAAGCATCCTAATGCGACTTTAGTAGAGGTTGAAGATTATCTTAAAAGTTTGAGAGTTAATCTAAAAAAGAAGGCAGAGATTATAGTTAATAAGAACATCTAA
- a CDS encoding SufB/SufD family protein — MSARHYIDEKILELAKSALNKKAAYGTDIDLSQFEEAEEKDQISELSKLPEEIQKTILNAGIEVSEEGRSGSFLQLDHSVVYRRLQQRYQGQLEILDINEALEKYPEVCEKYFWKAVKPDRDKYTAFSATHPAHGYFIRVFKGQKVEKPIQACLLLQENARIQNVHNIVILEEGAEVQIINGCATAPKVKEGLHIGISEFYLEKGSRLTFTMVHNWAEDFYVRPRGVTVVEDDAVFVSNYVLLKPVKSIQSFPIAILKGKNSVASFNSLLYGLKDSEIDMGSHIILEGENSSGQAISRAIVKDSAKIYSRGILEARQNLSKAHLDCRGILLSSDGMMYAVPELLSQGAPQSHLSHEAAIGPIAEEEIEYLMSRGLSKDEAISLITQGFMDVKILGLPKQLENYIQELILQTQEENM, encoded by the coding sequence TTGTCTGCAAGACACTATATAGATGAAAAGATTTTGGAGCTTGCAAAGTCAGCTTTAAATAAAAAAGCAGCTTATGGTACAGACATTGACCTTTCCCAGTTTGAAGAGGCAGAGGAAAAAGACCAGATTTCAGAGCTCTCTAAACTTCCAGAAGAGATTCAAAAGACAATCCTAAATGCTGGAATAGAGGTATCAGAAGAAGGTCGCTCGGGAAGTTTCTTGCAGCTTGACCACTCTGTTGTATACAGACGGCTCCAGCAAAGGTACCAGGGCCAGCTTGAGATTCTGGATATAAATGAAGCTTTGGAAAAGTATCCAGAGGTTTGCGAAAAGTATTTCTGGAAAGCAGTAAAACCTGACAGAGACAAATACACAGCATTTTCTGCAACACACCCTGCCCACGGGTATTTTATAAGAGTGTTCAAAGGACAGAAGGTTGAAAAGCCAATACAGGCATGCTTGCTTTTGCAGGAAAATGCAAGGATACAAAACGTGCACAATATTGTCATCTTGGAAGAAGGTGCAGAGGTTCAGATTATAAACGGATGTGCAACAGCACCAAAGGTAAAGGAAGGGCTTCACATTGGAATTTCTGAGTTTTACCTTGAAAAGGGAAGCAGGCTCACCTTTACAATGGTTCACAACTGGGCAGAAGATTTTTATGTCAGACCCCGCGGGGTGACGGTTGTTGAGGATGATGCTGTGTTTGTTTCAAACTATGTCCTTTTAAAACCTGTGAAATCCATACAGTCGTTTCCCATTGCAATCTTGAAAGGTAAAAACTCGGTTGCATCGTTCAACTCACTTTTGTATGGGCTAAAAGACTCTGAGATTGACATGGGCTCACATATAATATTGGAAGGTGAAAACTCAAGCGGCCAGGCAATATCAAGAGCAATTGTAAAGGACAGTGCAAAGATATACTCGCGCGGAATTTTAGAGGCTCGTCAGAACCTCTCAAAAGCGCACCTTGACTGCCGCGGAATACTTTTATCAAGTGATGGCATGATGTATGCTGTACCGGAGCTACTTTCCCAAGGCGCACCGCAAAGCCATCTTTCACATGAAGCTGCAATCGGTCCTATTGCCGAAGAAGAGATAGAATACCTAATGAGCAGAGGACTTTCAAAAGACGAGGCGATATCTCTTATAACCCAAGGGTTTATGGATGTAAAAATACTTGGGCTTCCAAAACAGCTTGAAAATTATATTCAGGAGCTTATTTTGCAGACGCAGGAGGAGAATATGTAA
- a CDS encoding ABC transporter ATP-binding protein, whose protein sequence is MLEIIDLHVEVGSKEILKGVSLTIPDGETHILFGPNGSGKTTLMMSIMGLPKYKITSGKIIFNGIDITYMPTHERAKLGIGMMFQKPPAIRGVELQKLSEIIKSIRNTDADIQEYARILNLEEHLSREVNYGFSGGEMKRSELLQLLCQKPSLVLLDEPESGVDLDNITLLGNVIKKLLKGEKVRKRHTSGLIVTHTGYILEYVNADKGHILMDGKLVCSGSAEDLFEEIRQNGFGRCENCLQDTI, encoded by the coding sequence ATGCTTGAAATCATTGACCTTCACGTTGAGGTTGGCTCAAAAGAGATTTTAAAAGGCGTCTCTCTCACAATCCCGGATGGAGAGACGCACATTCTGTTTGGTCCGAACGGAAGCGGAAAGACAACCCTCATGATGAGCATAATGGGTCTTCCAAAATACAAAATAACGTCAGGCAAGATAATTTTCAATGGCATCGACATCACATACATGCCAACGCATGAGAGAGCAAAGCTTGGGATTGGAATGATGTTCCAAAAACCACCGGCAATAAGAGGCGTTGAGCTTCAAAAACTTTCTGAGATAATAAAGTCTATAAGAAATACCGATGCTGACATACAAGAGTATGCAAGAATTTTAAATTTAGAGGAGCATCTATCAAGGGAAGTAAACTATGGTTTTTCTGGCGGCGAGATGAAAAGATCCGAGCTTTTGCAGCTTTTGTGTCAAAAACCAAGCCTTGTGCTTTTAGATGAACCAGAGTCTGGTGTTGACCTTGACAACATAACCCTTTTGGGAAATGTAATAAAAAAGCTTTTAAAAGGCGAAAAGGTAAGGAAGCGACACACCTCCGGCCTGATTGTCACACACACCGGGTATATTTTGGAGTATGTCAATGCAGACAAAGGGCACATTCTGATGGATGGAAAGCTTGTATGCTCAGGTTCTGCAGAAGACCTCTTTGAAGAGATTAGACAAAACGGGTTTGGGAGGTGTGAAAATTGTCTGCAAGACACTATATAG
- a CDS encoding cyclic-di-AMP receptor: MKLILAIVSEVDKNKVNLALIENGVPATIIYSTGGFLNRGTVTFMIGAEDDKLDEVIDLIKKNVSERKEVSKSTLPAALQSLFFVSKQKIEQGGAVIFVLDIENFLKV; encoded by the coding sequence ATGAAATTAATTTTGGCCATTGTATCAGAAGTGGATAAAAACAAGGTAAACCTTGCACTTATTGAAAATGGCGTCCCTGCAACAATTATCTATTCAACAGGCGGATTTTTGAACAGGGGCACTGTTACATTTATGATAGGTGCTGAAGATGACAAGCTTGACGAGGTAATTGATCTTATAAAAAAGAACGTGTCAGAAAGGAAAGAGGTTTCAAAATCTACTTTGCCAGCTGCTCTGCAGAGTCTGTTTTTTGTGAGCAAACAAAAGATTGAACAGGGCGGAGCGGTGATTTTTGTTTTGGACATTGAAAACTTCTTGAAAGTTTGA
- a CDS encoding NAD(P)/FAD-dependent oxidoreductase: MIVLKYTLYGYNNIGVKLRMIYDCAVIGAGPAGLSAAINLAQTNRSVVVFTTKEEDSSIYRAPEVNNYLGFHGVSGKELLQAFYDHAKKMGIEIVHKKVINFYKSGDIFTINANNEFYEAYSVILAIGTPKKTLLENEAEFVGRGISYCAVCDGMLYKGRTIAVIGEAIEAEEEAEYLSELAKKLYYVPLYKKNEFHFKDNVEVILSRPKSVYGEDFVNALELEDRILNVDGIFIIRKTMPADQLIYGLEFTEDGHIKVDSKMQTSIEGLFAAGDCTGRPYQVAKAVGEGQIAGLSASTYVKMVKEKQK, from the coding sequence ATGATAGTTTTAAAATATACCCTGTATGGGTATAATAATATAGGGGTGAAGTTAAGGATGATTTATGATTGTGCGGTGATTGGGGCAGGACCAGCAGGGCTATCTGCTGCTATAAATCTTGCTCAGACAAACAGAAGTGTTGTTGTGTTTACAACAAAAGAAGAAGATTCGAGTATCTACAGGGCACCTGAAGTGAACAACTATCTTGGGTTTCATGGTGTGTCCGGAAAAGAGCTTTTGCAGGCGTTTTATGATCATGCCAAAAAGATGGGTATTGAGATTGTGCACAAGAAGGTTATAAACTTCTACAAATCAGGTGACATTTTTACCATAAACGCAAACAACGAATTTTATGAGGCGTATTCTGTCATTTTAGCAATTGGCACACCAAAGAAGACTTTGTTGGAAAATGAAGCTGAGTTTGTAGGTCGGGGAATTTCTTACTGTGCTGTTTGTGATGGGATGCTGTACAAGGGAAGAACCATCGCGGTTATTGGAGAAGCTATTGAAGCTGAAGAAGAGGCTGAGTACTTGTCTGAGCTTGCAAAAAAACTGTACTATGTTCCACTTTATAAGAAGAATGAGTTTCATTTCAAAGACAATGTTGAGGTTATTTTGTCACGCCCAAAAAGTGTGTATGGGGAAGACTTTGTAAATGCATTAGAGCTTGAAGACAGAATATTGAATGTTGATGGAATATTTATAATAAGAAAGACAATGCCAGCAGACCAGCTAATTTACGGGCTTGAATTTACAGAAGACGGACACATAAAAGTTGACAGCAAGATGCAAACATCAATTGAAGGGCTTTTTGCAGCAGGAGACTGTACAGGACGTCCTTATCAGGTTGCAAAGGCTGTCGGTGAGGGTCAGATTGCCGGGCTTTCAGCCTCAACGTATGTGAAGATGGTAAAAGAAAAGCAAAAGTAA
- a CDS encoding FmdB family zinc ribbon protein translates to MPFYDLRCKECGEEFNVRASIKERENKEIECPNCHSHELEAVFKSVNIISSSRSDSGGYSCSSGCCGGSCGF, encoded by the coding sequence ATGCCATTCTATGATTTGAGATGCAAAGAATGCGGTGAGGAGTTCAATGTTAGAGCATCTATTAAAGAGAGGGAAAACAAAGAGATTGAATGTCCAAACTGCCACAGTCATGAGCTTGAGGCAGTTTTCAAAAGCGTCAATATAATCTCATCTTCGCGTTCAGACAGCGGCGGATATTCATGCTCAAGCGGATGCTGCGGCGGGTCTTGTGGGTTTTAA
- a CDS encoding FTR1 family protein, with protein sequence MVQGFVIAFREVFEIILVVAVMIGVIQKLNQKDLLKSLNIGLVLGIVLSALLGIIVFAFYESLEESFEGVEIALKALLVILITWFLVLAIKYQKRDLKQQTYEKVVNFQKYSYGIFLLSLVNVLREGAELVIFSLASFSKDKSLTLFYGIGLGIFAAVLLGYFVFKLSNRINIRLFFIATALILVIVSSEVLKDLVEEILKEGLKTQNEVIPTALSFVYILVFLVLMVRSNIISRQKTE encoded by the coding sequence ATGGTTCAGGGATTTGTAATTGCTTTTAGAGAGGTTTTTGAGATAATTCTTGTAGTTGCTGTGATGATTGGGGTTATTCAAAAGCTTAACCAAAAGGATTTACTAAAGAGTTTGAATATTGGGCTGGTATTAGGGATTGTTTTGAGTGCATTGCTTGGTATTATTGTATTTGCCTTTTATGAGAGCTTGGAAGAGTCCTTTGAGGGAGTTGAGATAGCATTAAAAGCTTTACTGGTGATTCTTATTACATGGTTTTTAGTTTTAGCTATTAAATATCAGAAAAGAGATTTAAAACAGCAGACTTATGAAAAGGTTGTTAATTTCCAAAAATATTCATATGGAATTTTTCTCCTATCTCTTGTAAATGTTCTGCGAGAAGGAGCGGAACTAGTAATATTTTCATTGGCTTCATTTTCCAAGGATAAATCCTTAACTTTATTCTACGGGATTGGTTTGGGGATATTTGCAGCTGTGCTTTTGGGCTACTTTGTATTTAAGCTTTCTAATAGAATAAATATAAGACTCTTTTTCATTGCCACAGCATTAATCTTGGTGATTGTTTCGTCTGAAGTTTTAAAAGACTTGGTTGAAGAGATTCTTAAAGAAGGGTTAAAAACTCAAAATGAGGTTATTCCTACTGCTCTGAGCTTTGTATATATTTTGGTATTCTTAGTCTTGATGGTAAGGTCAAATATCATTTCAAGGCAGAAAACAGAGTAA